The genomic stretch TACTGTAAATGACGAGCAGGCAAAAGCAACGGTAAAAGGTTTAATAGATTTTAGCACCTCAAGAATTTCTGCAAACGTAGATGCTGATGTTGCCTATTTAAATATGAATTATTTTACCGACAAGGCTGGAAGCCAGGTTGTAAGTGGTAGAGTAAATGGTAAAATGGCAATGTCTACGCTGAATGATCTGAATTTGGATGTAGAAGCTTTTGATGTAAATTTTGCAACAGCGGATCAAAAATATCATATTCCGAATGCTAAGCTGAAAACTTTTGTGGAAGGTGGAAATCGTTCAATTTTAGTGGACGCACCAGGCGCAGTAAACGGGAAAATTTCAGGGAAATATAATCTTGCCGATTTAGCAGGAATGGTTGAAAATGGTTTAGGGAAAATTTTGGTTGGTCCTGAGCCTAGAAAATTATATCGTGGACAAACTTTCGCCATGAATTTTGATGTTGAACAGGGTTTGGTTGCTTATTTTCTACCTGATCTGAAACTTCCTCAAGGTGCAAAGGTGGAAGGAGAATATGATGGTAATTCAAATAATCTGATCTTAAATCTGGATGCAGCTTCTCTGAAATATATCATGACAAAAAAGGAGGAGATCACCGAAGCAGACCGTGCTTTGGCAGAAGCGAACCCTGATTATAAAATTGATGACAGAGTAGCGGTTACACGAGACAGTGCAATGGTCGACAGTGTAATGGTAAGAATTAATACTGCCAATACAGAACAGCAACTTTACGCAAAAATAAGCAGACTAGAATACAATAAAAATATTCTTAAAGACGTCATACTTACGGGCAAAAATGAGAATAATTCAGTTTTAAGGATTGCTACCAATTTCAAACATGGAAATCCGGATGATGAATTGAATAATACTCTGAAAGATTATGCAGTTAATTTTAATCAGTCTACCAATCCCGAGGGAGATTATGTTTTCAGGTTTGAACCTACTGAAATTAATTTAAATAATGTGAAATGGTCGATAGACACCAGTCCGGAGCTTGATCATTATATAAGTTACCGCAGAAAAACATCTGATTTTGAAATTCATAATTTAAAAATTTACTCAGATGATAGTTCATTACTCATCAACGAATCTATATTTAAATCTGCAAAAGATTTTTATGTGGATGCTGAAGTTCAGAATTTTGCTGTTGAAAAACTTTTAGAAATGCAATCGGGTGGAAATCCGATGGATATTAAAGGTTTAGCCAATGGTAATGTGAAAATCAAGATGGATAAAAGCACGTTGCAGCCATTGGTAGATCTTACTGTTGATAACATCATGATGAATGGTAATGATATGGGCGATCTTACGATTTCTGCAGTCAACGGATTTTCTCTCAATGTATATGATGTTGACGTAAAAGTGACTTCGGCAGGAGTAATTGGCAATAATAATCTACATCTTACAGGAACTGTAAATAACAATACACCGTCGCCAACAATTGATTTGGTCACTGAGCTCAGAGATTTTGATCTCGCATTTACACAGCAGTTTGTGCAAACAATTTTTGGTAATTTGAGAGGGAAAGCGACCGGAGATCTGAAGATCAATGGAACACTGAAAAATCTTGATTACAGCGGTGATATTGCCTTAAAGGAATTCGGCTTAAAATTATTATTTACAGGTGTAGATTATTCTTTTGACGATACCGTGATTCCGCTTTCTAAAGGTTTGGCAATTTTAAACAATATTGGTGTTCATGATGGAAGATCAAACTCTCAGGGAACTATTTCCGGAGCTATACAGTTTGAAACTTTATCTTCAATGGGGGTCAACCTCGTAATGAGAGCAGACAATCTATTGATGCTGAATACCACTCAGAAAGAGTATGATCTGTTTTGGGGAAGAGTTTACGGACAAGGTGATCTGTATGTTGACGGACCTGTTTCTGCTTTAAATCTTTCCACTCCCAATATGAAAGCATTGAATGGAAGTACATTTACTTTCAATTCGAGTTCAACTTCCAATGTTGAAGAATTTAAAATGCTGAGGTTCTTGAAAGAAGGAAAAGATGGCTTGGTTACGTTAGAAGAAAAGAAGAGAACGGGAGCCAATATGAATATCGATTTTAGTTTGGATGTTGATAAAGGTACAACGGTAAATGTTTTGGTAGGTGATGACGTGGGAAATATTACGGTGAAAGGAGTTGCTGATGATTTGAGATTCCAAATGAACAGAAAAGGAAGTATTGCCATGAACGGATCTTATATGGTTGACAGCGGAACTTTTGTATCTAAAGCAATCCTTAACAGAACTTTCCAGATCCAAAAAAACAGCAGCATCAGATGGGATGGCGATGCGATGAAACCTGCTTTGGATATCTCTGCCAACTATGTAAGGATGGTTTCCAATGCCGGGCAATACCTAAATATGGGGCAATTACAGCCGATAAGTGTTTTGCTGCAAGCCAATATTACCAATACTTTAAATGACCCGAAAATTGCATTGAATGTGACAGCTTTGGATGTTTCCAGCCAGGTGAAAGAAACTTTGGCCGCAAAAATTAATCAGACGGAAGGTGAAAATGTTTTACAGTTTGGTTCTATTTTGCTGCTTAATATGTTTAATGTTTCCAATTCCGGAGGAGGGTTTGATATCGATGCGGTAGGTGTTGCAGAATCTTCAGGTTACAATATGCTTTTGAAACAACTTGGTTCTGTTTTGAATACGGTAAGTAATGAATTTCAAATAGATTTGAATTATGTAAAAGGAAACGACCAGTTTTCAAACAGTGGAGACCGTGCTAATGCGGGTGTTAGTTTTGATCTTTCACCCCGAGTTACGGTAAAAACAGGTTTGGGAATTCCACTTTCAAGAACTGAAAACACAAGTAACAATTATCTGTCTGGTGAAGGATCGGTAGAATATGATATTTCTAAGAAAAACGACGGTACATTGGTCTTGAGAGGTTATTCTAAGCCAACCAACATCGGAATGGGCGTAGGAACTGTAGGTACTAATGGTTCTGCAAATCAGGCGTATGGTGGTGGTATCGTATGGAGTAAAAGCTTCAATTCTTTCTTTAAAAAGAAGAAAAAAGACAAAAAGTCAGTCACTGTCAAAACTGAAATAAAAACAGATTCTGTAAAATCAGACGGCAAAAAGCCTTAAATTTTTAATGATTTTTATCATACATGTTAATTATTGTTAATGTTTGATAATATTTTTTTAGTTTAATTATTTTTTTTAATTTTGTAAAAAAATTTATCGATTTTTTAGGAAAAATATAATTTCACTAATATGAACTATCAACTGGACGAAATAGACAAGAAAATTCTTGACTTCTTAGTAGAAAACACAAGAATGCCTTTTACAGAAATTGCTAAGCAGATGGATGTTTCTGCGGGTACAATTCACGTAAGAGTGAAGAAAATGGAAGATGCAGGTATTATTTTAGGATCATCTCTTAATCTTGATTATGGTAAACTAGATTACCATTTTACAGCTTTTATCGGAATTCTTTTAACAAAATCAAACCGTACGCAAGAGGTTTTGAAAGAGTTGGGAACAATTCCAAACGTTATAGAAGCGAGTGTTATCTCAGGAAAATACAACATTTTCTGCAAGGTAAGAGCTAAAAATACAAACGACGCAAAAAGAATCATCTATCAGATTGACGACATTCAGGACGTAATGAGAACTGAATCTATGATCTCTATGGAAGAATTCTTAAGCGATAAAAACAGATTGATCAACGCAATCTCAATTTAATCGAATTTTAGACGATATAAATACCAAAGAACTTATGAAATCATTCATAAGTTCTTTATTTTTGCAGTATGGAAAAGGAATATAAAGAATACAGCTATTTTGATGTAGATCCGAAGAAAGGGTGGGGTTTTATTTTGGCTCTGGCTTCTCTGCTTTTGTTTACGATCATGGGCTTGGGAATAGATGTTGATGAGTTTCTTCAGCACGAATTCCTCAATATACCGAGATGGTATTTCTATGTGATTTTCACAATTGATGCTTTAATGGTGCTAAGTTTGGTTCTGATGTTTTTTTACAGAAAAATTGGAATGTTCGCTTTTCCTGTATTATTGGTTTTTCATTTTCTGATGCATAATTATTATCTGTCTACTTTCTTATACACAGACGTTACCAATCTTTTTCTTTTTACAGGTTTTGGAATGTTGGCAATTATCCCAAAGTGGAAATTTTTCAGATAACTGAATTTAAAATATAGTTTATTTAACCATTAAGAATTAATTCAAGGAGCTTAGAATATTAAGATCGCTTGGGATTTAGAGTTCATGTGAACTTAAAAATCAGAATGATTAAATTTAACTAACCTTAAATCTTAATTTACCTTAATGGTTCAAACTTTCTACAAAAAAAGCATCCAAAATTTGGATGCTTTTCTTTATTTCAAATGAAATATTATTATGCTAAAATTCTTTTCACCGCTTCTTTTACAGCGGCAGCGTCAATTTTATATTTTTTCATTAATTCAGCTGGTGTAGCAGATTCTCCGAAAGTATCATTAACCGCAACGAATTCCTGTCTTGTAGGTCTTCTTCTTGCTAGCATTCCCGCAATTGATTCACCCAAGCCACCTAAGTAGTTGTGCTCTTCAGCAGTTACAATTTTACCTGTTTTTTCAACCGATTTTAAGATAATTTCTTCGTCTAAAGGTTTAATTGTGTGAATGTTGATTACCTCACAAGAAATACCTTCTTTTTCAAGCTCGTCAGCAGCAACCAAAGACTCCCAAACCAAGTGACCTGTTGCAACAATCGTTACGTCAGTTCCTTCTTGCAAAAGAATACCTTTTCCGATTTCGAAAGGCATATCTTCCGGAATGAAAACAGGAACGGTTGGTCTACCGAATCTCAAATATACCGGACCTTGATGATCAGCAATTGCCAATGTTGCAGCTTTCGTCTGGTTATAATCACAAGGATTAATTACCGTCATGCCTGGAAGCATTTTCATCATACCGATGTCTTCCAAAACCTGATGCGTTGCTCCGTCTTCTCCTAAAGTAAGACCTGCGTGAGAAGCACAAATTTTTACATTTTTATCAGAATACGCAATAGACTGACGAATCTGGTCATACACTCTTGACGTAGAGAAGTTGGCAAAAGTTCCGGTAAAAGGAATTTTCCCTGTGATGCTTAAACCTGCGGCAAGACCCATCATATTTGCTTCTGCAATACCAACTTGGTAAAATCTTTCAGGAGCTTTTTCGATGAATTTTTCCATTTTCAAAGAACCGATAAGGTCTGCGCATAATGCAACAACATTTGGGTTTTTATCAGCCAATTCAGCTAAACCAGCCCCAAAACCTGAACGTGTATCTTTTTTTTCTGTATATGTATATTTCATGAGAATTTTAAATTTTGATAATTGATAAATGATGTGTGATCAACGATATTGAATCGTATCATTTATCAATGATAATTTATCATTGATAATTAATAGTCAGCTGGAGCTTCCAGGTACAATTGTTTGAATGCAGTATCCAATTGATCATCATTAGGAGCTTTACCATGCCAAGCGTGAGTTCCCATCATGAAATCAACCCCATTACCCATTTCTGTATGAAGAATAATTACCACTGGTTTTCCTTTTCCGGTTTCCGTTTTTGCTCTTTCAAGAATTCCGATTACCGCTTCAAGGTCGTTACCTTTTTTCTCTTCCAAAACTGTCCATCCGAAAGATTCTAGTTTTGCATGAAGATTTCCTAATGAAAGTACATTTTCTGTGCTTCCGTCAATTTGCTGTCCGTTGTAATCAATTGTAGAAATGATGTTGTCTACTTTGTTTGCTGCAGCATACATCAATGCTTCCCAGATTTGCCCTTCCTGCAATTCTCCGTCTCCGTGAAGTGAGTAAACTAAAGAGTTATCACCGTCTAATTTTTTCCCCTGTGCAACACCTAAAGCTACAGAAAGCCCTTGTCCCAAAGATCCTGAAGCAATTCTTACCCCTTCCAAACCTTCGTGAGTGGTTGGGTGACCCTGCAATCTTGAGTCTAATTTTCTGAAAGTTCTCAATTCGTCAATCGGGAAGAAGCCAAATCTAGCCAAAGTAGAATAGAAAACCGGCGAAATATGTCCGTTTGAAAGATAGAAGTGATCTTCATTTTTACCTTCCATTGTGAAAGGAAGATTATAGTTCATTACTTTACCATACAATGCTGTGAAGTACTCAGTACAGCCCAAACTTCCACCCGGGTGCCCTGAATTTACAGCGTGAACCATTCTTAAAATGTCTCTTCTGATTTGTGTTGTAAGAGATTTCAGCTCTTCAATACTTTTACTCATATATTAGGATTTATTTGCATGCAAATTTACAATTTTTTGTCGGCTTACGGAAATGCAAAATCTGAGACTTTTTACGCAGATTTAGTTTTATTTACTTTGCCAAAGTTGAACATCTTTGACAAAGCTTAAAGAGATTTTAATTAGTCTTTAGCCGAACTTAAAATTAAACAATGGAAGAAATTTGACATTCTGACATGATTTTCTTCTATACAGTTTCTGTATCATCGCTATATCATCTCTCCGTCCGGATTTTATTTTGAATTTGATGAGAAATATTTAAACAGACACTTTGGCAGTAATTTATAAATTGATGGTTGTGTGCTCAACCTTGTCAAGGTTAGATAATTTTTTGCCGGCTTACGGAAATTTAAAAATCCAGAGTTTGAATTGTAGATTTTCTTATTGAAAGACTGAACCTTGTCAAGGTCACAGAAGAGCATTTTCGTAAAACTTAAAATTGGTAATCTATTTGTATTTTATGACACATGATAAAATTTTCTTTATCCTCAAACATTTCAAGTACTTCATTTCTTTTTAATAAAGTTTTAAAATTGCTGAGAATAGTTTTGTAAGAAGAATGTTTATAATTTTTAAAGTCTTCTGAACCAGGATTTTGATGAATGTAGATTACACATTTTCTAAGATACTCTTCAGAAGTAATTAACTTCCTTTTGAATGGTGACTCTATTAATGCACCGTGTCGATTATTTTCTTTATTGAATGCTTGCGAATAAGAATTAAAAACTTTTGAAAATTGCTTAGAAAATATATTTTGAGAAGCATGTAAACCTTTTTCTATATTTTTATCTAAATGGGAAGTAATTTCATTTAAATATTTATCACTCTTAATTTTGACTAAGAGATGAAAATGATTTGGCATTAAGCAATATGCATAAACATCACAAACACTCAAGAGATTATTTTTAATTTTATTTATGAAAAAATGATAATTTCTCGCTGTTTTGAATATTGCTTCACCATTAATTCCGCGATTATAAATGTGATAAAAGCAATCTGCTTCTATGGGGGTAATTCTTATATCCATTGTGTTTTTTTAAGTACTGTTTCTTTGAGCTGTTTTATTAACCTTGTCAAGGTTCGAAACCTTGACAAGGTTAATAATAAAATTAAACCACTTTCAGATAATTCTTATTTTTCACCAGCCACAAACCAATGAAAGTTAGTAATCCGTTCAGAATAATCAGCTCTACACCAATTCTGTAATCGGTATAAATGGTTACCAACATATTGATCAGATAAGTTAAAACCGGTGCTAAAAGTGTTACCGCAAGAATTGAATATTTTTGTGAAATTTTAAATTTGGTAAAAATTCCGAAGGCAAAAAGTCCTAAAAGTGGACCATAAGTATAGCCGGCGATTTCCATAATCAAATAAACAATCGACTTGTCATTCATTGCTTTGAAAACCATAATTAGGATAAAGAAAACAACCGTAAACGTTAAATGGATCTTCATACGAAGATGTTTTTTCTGTTTTTCTGTTCTTGTTTTATCTTCATTTAAATTGAGTAAATCTACACAATACGAACTTGTAACAGCCGTCAATGCGCCATCTGCAGAAGGGAATAAGGCAGAGATTAATCCGATGATGAAAATCACAGCGATTGGCATCGGGAAATATCCGTTAAGTGACAAAGCCGGGAATAAATCGTCGCCCATAATATTTTTCACATTTCCTGCAGCGTCTTTAAATCCGAAAATATTAGATACGACTTCTTTCCCTTCTATTATATTTGTAATTTGAGAATATCCTGCGCCATTTTGTAACGCAAAAAGATAAAGTAATCCACCTAAAAATAAGAATGCAAGATTTACAAAAAGCAATGTTCCTGCAAAAGTCAGCATGTTTTTCTTTGAATTCTGTAGATTGTCAACCGAAATGTTTTTCTGCATCATTTCCTGATCCAATCCGGTCATTGCAATAGTAATAAAGATTCCTCCCAAAATGGTTTTCAGGAAAAATGTCTTGGAATTCGGATCAAAATTGATAAAATGAGTGTAATTTTTCTGTTCTAAAATCGTGTAAGCTTCGCCAAAAGATAAATTTAAATTAGATAAAATGTAAACAATACATGCAATTAAACTGATAATCATAAATGAAGTCTGCAAAGTATCGGTAATGACAATCGTTTTTACACCGCCTTCAAAAGTATATAAAAGTACCATTAATAGAAGCACCGAAGCCGTTACCCAAAACGGAACGCCTAAACCTTCCAATAAAAATATCTGTAAAACATTGACTACCAAATATAATCTTGCGGTTGCTCCGATCGCTCGTGAAACGATAAAAAATACTGAACCGATTTTATGCGCCTCTACATTGAATCTTTTTCCTAAATAGGTATAGATTGAGGTCAGATTCATCTTATAATAGAGTGGAAGTAATATGGCAGCCACAATAAAATATCCGATGAAAAACCCGATCACCATCATGTAATATTCAAAACCACCGAAAATATATTCGCTTCCGGTCATTTTGCCGACCGTTCCCGGAACGGAAATAAAGGTAACTCCACTTAAGCTGGTTCCGATCATCCCGAAAGCAACGAGCCACCATTTACTTTTTTTGTTTCCGATGAAAAAAGACTGGTTATCAGAATTTCGGCTCGTAAAATAAGAAATCACCAAAAGACCAATGAAATAAACAAAAACAAATAGCAAAAGTATAGTTCCGGAATTCATGTTTACAATTTAAATTTCAGCAAATATAGTTTTTTTTCGAATGTAGCTGAATGCTGGATGTATGATGATGGAAGTTTTGGACAAATTGTAATTTATACGAAATAAGATTTGAATTAAAAATAAAAAAATCCGTGAAGAAAAAACTTTAAGATTAATTAAAATTCTTTCTTCACGGATAGATACCCTGTAATTTTTTTGCCACGAATGCACGAATTTAATTGATACTATCTTTTCTTTATTTAAAATACGTGCATTCGTGGCGATTTATTTTATTCCCACAGATTTCACAGATTAGCACAGATTTTATTCTCATTCATCTGCGAAAATCTGTGAAATCTGTGGGATTTTAACATCCCGTTTTATAAAACATCCCGCAAATCTTCATTTTTCTGGAAAGTCGCTTTTGCAAACGGACAAAGAGGAATAATCTTTTTACCATTTTCTCTTGCAAATTCTACCGCTTTTATCAGCATTTCTTTTCCTACACCTTTTCCGTTGTAAGCCTCTTCAACTTCGGTATGATCGATAATGAATCGGTCTTCACCTGCCCAAGTATAGGTCATTAATCCTGCTTTGTTTCCATCAATCAAAGCTTCAAAGCTTCCGTGTTTTTCGTCGTTGTTTTGTTTTACGTCTATCATATTTAAGAAAATTTGGTTTGAATTTCTATTTCGTTAGTTAACATTTTGTGTACCGGACAAGCATCTGCAATGGTGTGAAGTCTTTTCAGCTGTTCTTCACTCAAATCATTTCCTTCAAAACTAATGTTTCTTTTAAAAACTGCCAATTTTGTTAAAGGAAAATTTTCCAGCTCGACTTCTACGTCTATTTTTTCAACATTCCACTCTTTTCTGTCGATATACATTCTAAGCGTGGCTGCAGTACAGCTTGCCAAGGAGGTTGCGAGAATTTCAAAAGGATTAAACCCTTTATTTTGTCCGCCTTTGTCAATCGGTTCGTCAGTAATCAGGCGGTTTTCGCCTGCGATAACTTCCGTGTAATATTTTGTAGTACCTAAACTTGCTTTTACAGTTACGGCCATTATTTGTTGATTGTTTTTAGTTGATAGTTGTTGGTTTATTGAAAATCGGTTTAAGCAATCTGACTTTTAAAACTCTCAATTTTGTTATTTAAATCGTTCAGCATTTCAGGATTGATAACACCACTTTCCAAATCGAAATTTTCGTAAAATTGAGGTAATGAAAAAGTTTCCTTTACATCTGCCGCAAATTGTGGGAAAAATGTTTTTGCTGTATTCATGACATTTCCGCCACCATAACCTCCCGGTGAAGTGCTCATTAAAAGCATCGGTTTATTCTGAAAAACTTTTACATTAATTCTTGATGCCCAATCAAAAACATTTTTGAAAGCTGCCGAGTACGAACGGTTGTGCTCTGCTAAAGAACAGATAATGACATCACATTCTTCAATTTGTTTTAAAAAGTTATGCGCTTCATCCGGAAAACCTTTCTTTTCAAGATCAACAGAAAATACAGGCATCGTGAAATCATTAAGGTCGATTAAATTGATCTCGTGTTCCTGAAAGTTTTTCAGAACAAATTTTACCAGCTCTCTGTTGATAGATGTGGAAGAAGTACTTCCTGCAAATGCTAATATTTTCATGTGTATTTATTTTTAAATTTTAAAAAGAAAATTCGGAATTAATTATTTTTTCGCTGAATCTTCTTTTACTTTTTCCAGATAATCTTCTTCGAGACTTTTGAGCCTTTTAAAATAATTTTCTTTATCCATAAACAACTTTGGGTTGTAAGAATCTCCTTCTTTTCGCTTTTTATGAAGATCAAACTGACTTGCATGTGAAGCTACCCAAACATCGAAATTTATTTTTTTCATGGCTTCAAAAGTATATCCATAATCTTTTTGAATAGTAGGATATTTCTTTACATCAGAGAATTTATGGTCAATAATAATAGAAGGTAAATTGGCAATCAAAACTTTGTAATTTTTGTTTCCTTCTTTGGTTTCAAATAAAAAGCTGCACGATCCTTTTGTGTGACCTGGATGATGAAGTAAGGTCAATACCGTATTTCCCAATTTTATTTTAGCATTATTTTTCAATAAAAAATCAGGCTGTACAGGTTCAAAAGTAACGCCGTATTTTCCCATTTCGTAGTCAGATTTTCCACCACTTTTCAGTTCATTTGCATCTTTTTCGTCTACATAAAGTTTTGCACCGGTTTCTTTTTTTATTTGAGCCATTGCTCCCATGTGATCGTAATGAGCCTGCGTTAAAGTAATAATTTTAATGTCTTTATAATTGAAACCCAACTTTTCAATATTTTTTTTAATGGTAGAATAAGAATCCGCCAAACCTGTGTTGATCAAAATGTTGCCTTTATCGGTCACAATCAGATAAGATGCAAGATCGTAAGTTCCTACATAATACAGATTCCCCACAATTTTGAAAGGTTCGTAGTTTTTAGACCATTCTGCCGGATTATTTTTAGGTTCTGTTACGGTTTGCGCAGTTCCCAAAAAAGATAAGCATAATAAAAATAAAAGTGTCAGGTTTCTCATTTATAAAAAATCGGGATATTCATTAAAATCAAATTATTTTCTGTTTAAAATAGCTTTAGGAAGCGGAACAAATTCCTTTTCGTCTCCGGGAACCAAAGGAAAAGCTTCGTGATTCTGATCGTTCCAGTTTACTTTTGCCTGATCAATGACTTCTTTGTCTGAATTTACAAAATTCCAGAAAATGAAACGTTCTTCATCAAAAGGTTCGCCTCCGAAAAGATAAACAGTTGCGTTTTCGCTCATTTCAAACTCGCAAAGTTGGGTGTTTTTGGCAATCAGCAATTGTTTTGAACCGTAAGAATTCTCTTCAATGTTTACCGTTCCGTCTAAAACATACATTGCCGCTTCACCGTAAAGATCTTTCCCGATACTGATTTTTTGTGCGGTTTTAGTTTTAATTTCAATAA from Chryseobacterium indoltheticum encodes the following:
- the blaCPS gene encoding CPS family subclass B3 metallo-beta-lactamase, with the translated sequence MRNLTLLFLLCLSFLGTAQTVTEPKNNPAEWSKNYEPFKIVGNLYYVGTYDLASYLIVTDKGNILINTGLADSYSTIKKNIEKLGFNYKDIKIITLTQAHYDHMGAMAQIKKETGAKLYVDEKDANELKSGGKSDYEMGKYGVTFEPVQPDFLLKNNAKIKLGNTVLTLLHHPGHTKGSCSFLFETKEGNKNYKVLIANLPSIIIDHKFSDVKKYPTIQKDYGYTFEAMKKINFDVWVASHASQFDLHKKRKEGDSYNPKLFMDKENYFKRLKSLEEDYLEKVKEDSAKK